The following coding sequences are from one Brienomyrus brachyistius isolate T26 chromosome 2, BBRACH_0.4, whole genome shotgun sequence window:
- the LOC125722769 gene encoding myogenesis-regulating glycosidase-like, which translates to MYQVVLGGAESSNIGPRGNAAASKRKRGREGHRLIAAGILGVLLIIVAVGAWCYYTASLKKADQLKTELLDLHKDGFVIRNQAGAVVFRMAFRSGTLDLDSCSKKGVILSCDRSDVGKVNFFIQVVWPRDTVMCYRVRWEELVPGRPVEHAMDYNGSHWYGGDERATQHWPLSIAGQQEPEPFITSDVYSNRHKFGGILERYWLSSNAVAIKINDSVPFHLGWDEVAQTMRFQARYQDSPYKLLQAQQGHAELSYRVCVGSDITSIHKYMVRRYFNKPNKVPSEAVFHHPIWSTGALHKSEVSQEKLLTYVANIQKYGFNCSHLELVDRYTSNYGDFDFDPIKFPNATAMFLKLKADGILVSLWTHPFANYDSANFGEGVRKGLFVREPTGKLPALVRWWNGIGAIFDFTNPETRDWYASQLRALKSKYGVASFKFDAGETSYLPWQFSTFAPLHDPSSFTRRYTEMAIPFNERAELRVGYQSQNISCFFRLIDRDSVWGYELGLKSLIPTVLTISILGYQFILPGTIGGNMYLNRTDSSQQLPDRELYIRWLELSAFMPAMQFSIPPWEYDDEVVQIAQRFTALHETLVAPRVLELAGEVLHTGDPIVRPLWWIATDDEAAYKIDSQFLIGDDLMVAPVLEPGKQERDIYLPAGKWHSYKGEYFDKGPMYLTDYPVDLDEIAYFVWAQ; encoded by the exons ATGTATCAGGTGGTTCTGGGTGGCGCTGAGTCCAGTAACATAGGTCCTAGAGGAAACGCTGCGGCCAGCAAGCgtaagagaggcagagaaggaCACCGTCTGATAGCTGCAGGCATCCTGGGTGTCCTCCTTATAATTGTTGCTGTGGGTGCCTGGTGCTACTACACGGCTTCCCTGAAAAAGGCTGATCAGTTGAAGACCGAGCTGTTGGACCTCCATAAGGATGGGTTTGTCATCCGCAATCAGGCGGGAGCCGTGGTTTTCCGCATGGCTTTCAG ATCAGGAACCCTTGACTTGGACTCGTGCTCGAAGAAGGGAGTGATACTGAGCTGTGACAGGTCGGATGTGGGCAAAGTCAATTTCTTCATTCAGGTAGTATGGCCCAGGGACACAGTGATGTGCTACAGGGTGCGCTGGGAGGAGCTGGTACCCGGGCGTCCTGTGGAGCACGCCATGGACTACAATGGCTCACACTGGTATGGCGGTGATGAAAGAGCCACTCAGCATTGGCCCCTCTCCATAGCAGGCCAGCAGGAGCCTGAACCCTTTATCACTAGCGACGTCTACTCCAACCGGCATAAATTTGGCGGCATCCTGGAGCGTTACTGGCTCTCGTCTAATGCTGTAGCTATTAAGATCAACGATTCTGTACCGTTCCATTTGGGCTGGGACGAAGTAGCACAGACCATGCGCTTTCAGGCTAGATATCAGGACAGCCCTTACAAACTGCTCCAAGCACAGCAGGGCCATGCCGAGCTCAGCTACAGAGTCTGTGTTGGCTCTGACATCACCTCTATTCATAAGTACATGGTCCGGCGCTACTTCAACAAGCCCAATAAGGTTCCTTCTGAAGCAGTGTTTCACCACCCTATATGGTCCACGGGAGCCCTGCACAAGAGTGAAGTCAGCCAGGAGAAGTTGCTAACATATGTAGCTAACATCCAAAAGTATGGCTTCAATTGCAGCCACCTAGAGCTGGTTGACCGCTACACAAGCAACTATGGCGATTTTGATTTTGATCCCATCAAATTCCCAAATGCCACAGCCATGTTCCTGAAGTTAAAGGCAGATGGAATTCTTGTGTCCCTATGGACTCATCCTTTTGCCAACTATGACTCGGCCAACTTTGGCGAAGGAGTGCGTAAGGGGTTATTTGTGCGAGAGCCCACTGGAAAGCTTCCAGCTCTAGTGCGCTGGTGGAATGGCATAGGTGCAATTTTCGACTTCACAAACCCAGAAACCCGGGACTGGTATGCTTCCCAGCTGCGTGCTCTCAAGTCCAAATACGGCGTAGCCTCCTTTAAGTTCGATGCAGGTGAGACCAGCTATCTGCCTTGGCAGTTTAGCACCTTTGCTCCTCTGCATGACCCTAGTTCCTTCACTCGCCGCTACACAGAGATGGCCATCCCCTTCAACGAGCGGGCTGAACTCCGGGTTGGGTACCAGTCGCAGAACATCTCCTGCTTCTTTCGTCTCATTGACCGTGATTCTGTATGGGGTTATGAGCTGGGCCTCAAATCACTTATCCCTACTGTGTTAACTATTAGCATTTTGGGCTACCAGTTCATTCTGCCTGGCACAATCGGTGGTAACATGTATCTCAATCGTACTGACAGCAGTCAGCAACTTCCAGACCGAGAACTATACATCCGCTGGCTGGAGCTCTCCGCTTTCATGCCTGCCATGCAGTTTTCCATCCCACCCTGGGAATACGACGATGAGGTTGTCCAGATTGCCCAGCGGTTCACAGCGCTTCACGAGACACTGGTGGCCCCCAGGGTGCTGGAACTTGCAGGGGAAGTGCTACATACTGGGGACCCCATTGTGCGACCTCTGTGGTGGATTGCCACTGACGATGAGGCTGCTTATAAGATTGACTCCCAGTTCCTGATTGGCGATGATCTCATGGTTGCACCAGTTCTTGAGCCGGGGAAACAGGAGAGAGATATCTACCTTCCAGCTGGCAAGTGGCACAGCTACAAAGGGGAGTATTTTGATAAGGGTCCCATGTACCTCACAGACTACCCAGTTGACCTGGATGAGATTGCTTACTTTGTCTGGGCACAGTAG